The Drosophila gunungcola strain Sukarami chromosome 3L unlocalized genomic scaffold, Dgunungcola_SK_2 000003F, whole genome shotgun sequence genome contains a region encoding:
- the LOC128258277 gene encoding uncharacterized protein LOC128258277, producing MWLPLIFIACLAGVSGSVGGEGKPPVEQSFMPRYTPVAEGKRQDLDLPAEGSLDQQQRPPAGDKKPWRRVEYGYDGVSTASWAAPSPSAAILSILNPLLAPGMLLLGVNLGALLYMLLGLLGLAPHRSGGSSRVAPHPDANNHFWPDDPNFYRRDRHNLGEGKETAVYF from the coding sequence ATGTGGCTGCCGCTTATCTTTATTGCCTGTCTAGCCGGCGTGAGTGGATCCGTGGGTGGCGAGGGTAAGCCACCAGTGGAGCAGTCCTTTATGCCCCGCTACACGCCGGTGGCCGAGGGCAAGCGACAGGATCTGGATTTACCCGCTGAAGGAAGCCTTGACCAGCAGCAGAGACCTCCTGCGGGCGACAAGAAACCCTGGCGGAGAGTGGAGTACGGCTACGATGGCGTTTCTACGGCTTCCTGGGCGGCTCCCTCGCCTTCGGCGGCCATCCTGTCCATCCTGAATCCCCTGCTGGCACCGGGAATGCTGCTCTTGGGCGTTAACCTAGGAGCCCTTCTCTATATGCTGCTGGGCCTCCTGGGACTGGCTCCCCATCGAAGCGGCGGCTCCAGCCGGGTGGCCCCGCATCCGGATGCCAATAACCACTTCTGGCCCGACGATCCAAACTTCTACCGCCGAGACAGGCACAATCTGGGTGAGGGCAAGGAAACGGCTGTATATTTTTAG